In Desulfurococcaceae archaeon, one genomic interval encodes:
- the rqcH gene encoding ribosome rescue protein RqcH, giving the protein MLKKSMDVVDTYVWTSLHSEDLKECFVDNAYRLKYSWLLKIRCKGSTKLLKVEPGQRIHISVSEPGEKSIDNVARYLRAHVRDGKIVSVEMPWWERIVVIKALKGSKELVNYVELLPRGLWVLTDATGKVIYSSRFEEFKDRTIKPGLQYQPPPVRGLPPWNVKALVDAVLKGKDLVRGLVSEWGLPGYIAEELLLRTGLYEDKLKKPTEIPKYALEELARYYVLLVTESLEGKGYLVYGNKGIEFYSPYKPRLFAEIYGLEVKEVGDFDSAIDAYFTDLEAYFKSEEERMKAEKQAEMWKKSIEEQKKAIEEYRKELERVTKALSLIYENYYTVLGVLECARKTRVERGWQYLAECNVVEYDERRGTIKIKTGDNELELSIREDLDNQVLRLEKRRGELQKKIERALEALKALENKSIELEKRLAPRIHAKPPPRYWYDKFRWSLTRNNLIVVAGRDAAQNELLVKKYLGEDDVFLHANVHGAPATVMLRNRAELNEDDIADAAVIAACYSKAWKAGYSYVEVYWVKGRQVSKSPPSGEYLSKGAFMVYGERNYLRVPLRLGIGLRVFCDSIYGAYVKVYAASPELVKKTCVSYVIVVPGDVKPVEAAGEIVGILVNKALEKTGTRYVLSEQQVLDVLPGPLRVVEYGIGEGPFYCEE; this is encoded by the coding sequence GTGCTCAAGAAGTCTATGGACGTCGTGGATACTTATGTTTGGACAAGCCTTCACAGTGAGGATCTGAAAGAATGCTTCGTAGATAACGCGTATAGGTTGAAATATAGCTGGCTTTTGAAGATCAGGTGCAAGGGCTCTACTAAGTTGCTAAAGGTAGAGCCCGGGCAGCGAATACACATCTCCGTTAGCGAGCCCGGGGAAAAAAGTATCGACAATGTGGCTAGGTACTTGCGTGCGCATGTAAGAGATGGAAAGATCGTGAGCGTTGAAATGCCGTGGTGGGAAAGAATAGTAGTTATCAAGGCTCTAAAAGGTAGTAAAGAGCTAGTAAACTACGTTGAATTACTGCCACGGGGTCTATGGGTATTAACGGATGCAACCGGTAAGGTTATCTACTCTTCGCGCTTCGAGGAGTTCAAGGATAGAACTATAAAGCCCGGCCTACAGTACCAACCACCACCGGTAAGAGGGCTACCACCTTGGAACGTTAAAGCGCTAGTAGACGCTGTGTTGAAGGGAAAGGACCTTGTAAGGGGTCTAGTCTCTGAATGGGGATTACCCGGCTACATCGCCGAAGAATTACTTTTGAGAACGGGGCTTTACGAAGATAAACTAAAGAAACCTACAGAAATTCCCAAATACGCTTTAGAAGAACTTGCACGCTATTATGTGCTATTGGTAACGGAGTCTCTAGAAGGCAAAGGATACTTAGTCTACGGGAACAAGGGAATTGAGTTTTACTCGCCCTATAAACCAAGGCTTTTCGCCGAGATCTACGGGTTAGAGGTTAAGGAAGTCGGAGACTTTGACAGCGCAATAGACGCGTACTTTACTGATCTAGAAGCTTACTTTAAATCCGAAGAGGAAAGAATGAAGGCCGAGAAGCAGGCTGAGATGTGGAAAAAGAGCATTGAAGAGCAAAAAAAGGCTATTGAAGAGTACCGAAAAGAGCTTGAAAGGGTCACGAAAGCCCTTTCACTCATTTACGAAAACTACTACACCGTACTAGGAGTACTAGAGTGCGCGAGGAAAACGCGCGTTGAGAGAGGATGGCAGTATTTAGCGGAGTGCAACGTAGTGGAGTACGACGAGCGACGTGGAACTATAAAAATCAAGACCGGTGACAACGAGCTAGAGCTCTCCATTAGGGAAGACCTCGATAACCAGGTTTTGAGGTTGGAAAAGCGGCGCGGCGAACTCCAGAAGAAGATTGAAAGGGCACTGGAAGCCCTTAAGGCCCTTGAGAACAAGTCTATCGAGCTGGAAAAGCGTCTGGCTCCTCGCATACACGCTAAACCTCCACCTAGATACTGGTATGATAAGTTTAGGTGGAGCTTAACCAGGAACAACCTTATTGTTGTAGCCGGGCGCGACGCTGCTCAAAACGAACTACTTGTCAAGAAGTATTTGGGAGAAGACGATGTATTTCTCCATGCCAATGTACATGGTGCGCCGGCAACTGTAATGCTAAGAAACAGAGCAGAGCTTAACGAGGATGACATAGCCGACGCTGCCGTTATTGCCGCGTGCTACTCCAAGGCGTGGAAAGCCGGTTACAGCTACGTGGAGGTTTACTGGGTTAAGGGAAGACAGGTCTCGAAAAGCCCACCTTCAGGAGAATACCTTTCCAAGGGCGCGTTCATGGTTTATGGCGAGAGAAACTATCTCAGGGTTCCGCTAAGGCTCGGAATAGGTTTAAGGGTGTTCTGTGATAGTATTTATGGAGCTTACGTCAAAGTTTACGCGGCCTCTCCTGAACTAGTAAAAAAGACTTGCGTTTCCTACGTCATAGTGGTACCGGGTGATGTAAAGCCCGTGGAGGCGGCCGGCGAGATCGTGGGAATTCTAGTAAACAAAGCGCTCGAAAAGACCGGTACCAGATACGTTTTAAGCGAGCAGCAAGTACTTGATGTGCTGCCCGGTCCGCTTAGGGTAGTAGAATACGGTATCGGTGAAGGGCCCTTTTATTGTGAGGAGTGA
- a CDS encoding methionine adenosyltransferase, with product MGVSRNIEVELLRMQNVQDMKVELVERKGLGHPDYIADSASEAASRMLCKYYLKEFGTILHHNLDKTLLVGGQASPRFGGGDVIEPIYIIVAGRATTEVRVSGVTYSIPYGKLVVEAVKDWIRKNFRYLDPDLHVIVDYKIRKGSTDLVTVFEAGKEYVPLANDTSIGVGFAPLTVLEKLVYETERLLNSREFKKKYPAVGEDIKVMGLRRDRQVILTIAAAIIDSEVSNKYEYLKVKESIVEEVMELAHKIAPEYDVKVYVNTADIPEKDSFYITVTGTSAEHGDDGATGRGNRANGLITPMRPISLEATAGKNPVNHVGKIYNVLAKIIAERVHAAHGDILSNVYVEILSQIGKPIDQPLIASVKLVPGDMNIPDIPGHVKNDIIGIVEESLLNIKKITELIINDQVILY from the coding sequence GTGGGGGTTTCCCGAAATATTGAAGTGGAGCTTCTACGTATGCAGAACGTTCAAGACATGAAAGTGGAACTGGTTGAGAGGAAAGGTCTCGGACACCCCGATTACATCGCGGACTCCGCCAGCGAGGCGGCTTCCCGGATGCTCTGCAAGTACTACTTAAAGGAGTTTGGTACTATTCTACACCATAACCTAGATAAGACGCTACTGGTGGGTGGGCAGGCGTCCCCGAGATTTGGGGGCGGAGATGTAATAGAGCCTATATACATAATCGTCGCCGGCCGCGCGACTACAGAGGTTAGAGTTAGTGGTGTTACCTACAGCATTCCATACGGTAAGCTTGTAGTGGAAGCAGTAAAGGACTGGATTAGAAAGAACTTCAGGTACCTCGACCCCGACCTCCACGTGATAGTGGATTACAAGATCAGAAAGGGTAGTACGGACCTGGTAACCGTCTTCGAAGCCGGCAAGGAGTACGTACCTTTAGCTAACGATACAAGCATCGGAGTAGGTTTCGCCCCGTTAACGGTTCTCGAGAAACTGGTCTACGAAACCGAGAGACTTCTCAATAGCAGGGAATTCAAGAAAAAGTACCCAGCCGTGGGAGAGGACATCAAGGTGATGGGGCTGAGAAGAGACAGGCAGGTAATACTCACGATAGCTGCGGCTATTATCGATAGTGAAGTAAGCAATAAATACGAGTACTTGAAGGTTAAAGAGAGCATAGTCGAGGAAGTTATGGAATTGGCCCACAAGATCGCGCCTGAATATGATGTCAAAGTATACGTCAACACCGCTGACATCCCTGAAAAAGACAGCTTCTACATCACGGTGACGGGTACTTCAGCCGAACATGGCGATGATGGGGCTACAGGTAGAGGTAATAGAGCTAATGGCCTGATAACGCCGATGAGGCCTATAAGCCTCGAAGCGACAGCGGGCAAGAACCCAGTTAACCATGTTGGAAAAATCTACAATGTACTAGCGAAGATCATTGCGGAAAGGGTTCACGCCGCGCACGGGGATATACTAAGCAACGTCTACGTCGAGATCCTTAGCCAGATAGGCAAGCCCATAGATCAGCCGCTCATAGCCAGCGTGAAGCTTGTACCGGGAGATATGAATATTCCAGACATACCTGGACATGTAAAGAACGACATCATAGGAATCGTAGAGGAGTCTCTTCTCAACATCAAGAAGATAACGGAGCTCATTATAAACGACCAGGTCATCCTCTACTGA
- a CDS encoding DUF460 domain-containing protein — protein MGALVTVMGIDIKPGHSPRSSRTPKYAVVILRDGRVISRLDDVPLHSIIRLVIEYHVDVLAVDNIYEVVGSSKDLARISRIIPSWCKVVEVTSTESGFVSVEELATILNLQVKPTTSLDTALINAYAAYLGYGRVVKLPPERVYIIVSKGRTPSQGGASSDRFKRSIRASVLQLVREIKEALDKNHVDYDLVVKESDGGLERGLFVVYASPDKVRAIISPVRCRNVKISVKPVTTVRTVTKHRRVVILGLDPGISVGVAVLDFDGRPLLVRSYKNPDREQILAEVFSVGKPVIVTVDVAKPPEYVRKIASMLRAQLHTPDEDLSFEEKQKIVNEYLSQHNIDVPDTHARDALAAAIKAYKHIRPLMEEIESKIRGMSGVDRDEVVVQVLRGRTLSDVLEEVFLKVLSRRRIRGVEAAERKVEKPYRDSDETARLRSKVSELENAVKRLEEELKRREELLKSLEVELKLLKKRPLDEECERKLNQVQVELDALKRLLDERSNLVGTLRDKVSLFEKLLVDTAMGKNTIACKAQAISVCKGLPAYVEKELDITKCVEYARSHRTGILVPRRFGVQGLEALRVPVVEVDVVADLGDYVLVNSGVLEEIKNEWKRIEELEARERRERIFKMIKEYQELRKKTQ, from the coding sequence TATGGGCATTGATATAAAGCCAGGACATTCACCCAGGTCCTCCAGGACACCTAAATATGCAGTTGTGATCTTGAGAGATGGTCGGGTAATCAGTAGGCTAGATGACGTGCCACTACACAGCATCATAAGGCTCGTAATAGAGTACCATGTCGACGTGCTCGCAGTCGACAACATCTACGAGGTCGTAGGGAGCTCGAAAGACCTTGCAAGGATATCCAGAATAATTCCCTCATGGTGCAAAGTGGTAGAGGTTACAAGCACTGAAAGCGGTTTTGTTAGCGTAGAGGAGCTTGCCACGATATTGAACTTGCAAGTCAAGCCTACAACGTCCCTTGACACAGCATTAATCAACGCCTACGCTGCGTATTTGGGTTACGGGAGAGTAGTAAAACTCCCTCCCGAGAGAGTTTACATCATTGTATCTAAGGGTAGAACCCCGAGTCAGGGGGGTGCAAGTAGTGATAGGTTTAAACGAAGTATCAGAGCATCTGTTCTTCAACTAGTGAGAGAAATCAAGGAAGCTCTAGATAAAAACCACGTAGATTACGATCTCGTAGTTAAGGAAAGCGATGGAGGGCTCGAAAGGGGGCTATTCGTCGTCTATGCTTCACCGGATAAGGTACGTGCGATAATATCGCCGGTAAGGTGCAGAAACGTCAAGATCTCGGTTAAGCCCGTGACTACCGTAAGAACGGTCACGAAACACCGCAGAGTGGTGATACTGGGTTTAGACCCGGGTATTAGCGTCGGCGTCGCCGTATTAGACTTTGACGGAAGGCCCCTTCTCGTTAGAAGTTACAAGAATCCAGATAGAGAGCAAATTCTTGCAGAGGTGTTCTCGGTGGGTAAACCCGTCATAGTAACGGTAGACGTTGCTAAGCCACCGGAGTATGTCAGAAAGATAGCTTCAATGCTCAGGGCACAACTCCACACCCCTGACGAGGACTTAAGCTTCGAGGAGAAGCAAAAAATAGTAAACGAGTACTTGTCACAGCACAACATTGATGTGCCAGATACGCATGCCAGAGACGCTCTCGCAGCGGCCATAAAGGCGTATAAACACATCAGACCCCTCATGGAGGAGATAGAGTCCAAGATCAGGGGCATGAGCGGCGTAGACAGAGACGAAGTCGTAGTTCAAGTTCTACGAGGCAGGACGCTCTCAGATGTCCTAGAAGAGGTGTTCTTGAAGGTGCTTAGCAGGAGAAGAATACGAGGCGTTGAAGCCGCTGAGAGGAAGGTGGAAAAACCATACAGAGATAGCGATGAAACGGCGAGGCTACGTAGTAAGGTCTCCGAGCTCGAGAACGCTGTAAAAAGACTCGAAGAGGAGTTAAAGCGTAGGGAAGAGTTGTTAAAGAGCCTTGAAGTGGAATTAAAGCTACTTAAGAAAAGACCCCTAGACGAGGAATGCGAAAGAAAACTTAACCAGGTACAAGTCGAGCTGGATGCCCTCAAAAGGCTCCTAGACGAGAGGTCTAACTTGGTTGGTACGCTACGCGATAAGGTTTCCTTGTTCGAGAAACTGCTCGTAGACACAGCCATGGGTAAGAACACTATAGCGTGTAAAGCCCAGGCAATATCCGTGTGTAAAGGGCTTCCTGCATACGTTGAAAAGGAACTAGACATCACTAAGTGTGTGGAGTACGCTAGAAGTCACAGAACAGGTATACTTGTTCCGAGGCGTTTTGGGGTACAGGGCTTAGAAGCGCTTCGCGTACCTGTAGTAGAGGTGGACGTTGTTGCAGATCTCGGAGACTATGTCCTGGTAAATAGCGGCGTTCTCGAAGAAATAAAGAACGAATGGAAAAGAATTGAAGAGCTGGAGGCACGCGAAAGGAGGGAACGGATATTCAAAATGATAAAGGAGTATCAAGAGCTTAGAAAAAAGACTCAGTAG